Proteins encoded in a region of the Streptomyces sp. NBC_00310 genome:
- a CDS encoding serine/threonine-protein kinase: MSSGANERTDGAGRILAGRYRVVEQLGRGGMGVVWRAVDEVLHREVALKELRTYTDAGAPELADLGLRMQREARAAARVRHPGVVAVHDVAEVDGRPLIVMELVDGPSLDDVLRDRGLLDPREAAAIGAKVMDALGAAHRVGVLHRDVKPGNILLDRSGRVVLTDFGIATMEDPGDGSATHLTRSGELVGSLDYLAPERAQGNDPGPASDIWALGATLYAAVEGASPFRRTSTWSTLTAIVVDPLPEPQRAGPLGPVLRLLMDKRPEHRPDAARARELLEAVACGDGLDSPTAGPGGGPASRPRAETERSVPSVPPGFGPPTAGAGTGATDAGAGAGFGSTGPTPGFGPPQPVPGPGTGASPAVGGSGAGAPQAPVPASGAVTALSSTGGSRPRKGRALLAAVAVTVVLAATGVTVALLTAGDDSETGAQPQATESSGGTPSPGRSRGTVDLSDDSEAEEKDDSKSASPGEKATQEDDKETEASASPSKNASDGTTTGGGTGGSDSSGGSTSGGTTGGAGGGETQEEPVCHSIGGGKYNCTVWTTAKSYTASGTEVGVLNQGTNYFYCQQNLGRRETSGEWTNVWWAKTDDDSGNTNVFVSDVYIQGGDNDAPVPGLPVC; this comes from the coding sequence GTGTCTTCGGGGGCCAACGAACGGACGGACGGTGCCGGGCGGATCCTCGCCGGGCGGTACCGGGTCGTGGAGCAGCTAGGACGCGGCGGCATGGGCGTCGTCTGGCGGGCCGTGGACGAGGTGCTCCACCGCGAGGTCGCCCTCAAGGAGCTGCGCACCTACACGGACGCGGGCGCGCCCGAACTGGCCGACCTGGGGCTGCGGATGCAGCGCGAGGCACGGGCCGCCGCCCGCGTCCGGCACCCCGGGGTCGTCGCCGTGCACGACGTGGCCGAGGTCGACGGACGCCCGTTGATCGTCATGGAACTGGTCGACGGCCCGTCCCTGGACGACGTCCTGCGCGACCGGGGCCTCCTCGACCCGCGCGAGGCGGCCGCCATCGGAGCCAAGGTGATGGACGCCCTCGGCGCCGCCCACCGCGTCGGCGTCCTGCACCGCGACGTCAAGCCCGGCAACATCCTGCTGGACCGCTCGGGCCGCGTCGTCCTCACCGACTTCGGCATCGCCACCATGGAGGACCCGGGCGACGGCTCCGCGACCCACCTCACCCGCAGCGGCGAACTCGTCGGCTCCCTCGACTACCTGGCCCCCGAACGCGCCCAGGGCAACGACCCCGGCCCCGCCTCCGACATCTGGGCACTCGGCGCCACTCTGTACGCGGCCGTCGAGGGCGCCTCCCCGTTCCGGCGTACGTCGACCTGGTCGACGCTCACCGCGATCGTGGTCGACCCGCTGCCCGAACCCCAGCGGGCCGGACCGCTCGGGCCCGTGCTGCGACTGCTGATGGACAAGCGCCCGGAGCACCGCCCGGACGCCGCTCGGGCCCGCGAACTGCTGGAGGCCGTGGCCTGCGGGGACGGGCTCGACTCCCCGACGGCGGGGCCGGGCGGCGGCCCGGCATCGCGGCCGAGGGCGGAGACCGAGCGAAGCGTCCCGTCGGTGCCGCCGGGGTTCGGACCGCCGACGGCGGGCGCGGGCACCGGCGCCACGGATGCGGGAGCGGGTGCCGGGTTCGGCTCGACAGGACCGACCCCCGGCTTCGGCCCGCCGCAGCCGGTCCCGGGGCCCGGCACAGGGGCCTCGCCGGCGGTCGGCGGATCCGGTGCGGGCGCGCCACAGGCGCCGGTCCCCGCGTCGGGTGCCGTCACCGCCCTGTCCTCGACCGGCGGCAGTCGTCCACGCAAGGGCCGTGCCCTCCTCGCCGCCGTGGCCGTCACCGTGGTGCTCGCCGCCACGGGCGTCACGGTCGCGCTGCTCACCGCGGGCGACGACTCCGAGACGGGCGCCCAGCCCCAGGCCACCGAATCGAGCGGAGGCACTCCCTCCCCGGGCCGCAGCCGGGGCACGGTCGACCTCTCCGACGACTCCGAGGCCGAGGAGAAGGACGACAGCAAGTCCGCGAGCCCCGGCGAGAAGGCCACGCAGGAGGACGACAAGGAGACCGAGGCGTCCGCCTCACCGTCGAAGAACGCGAGCGACGGCACCACCACCGGCGGCGGCACGGGGGGTTCGGACAGCTCGGGCGGCTCCACCAGCGGGGGCACGACCGGCGGGGCCGGCGGAGGCGAGACCCAGGAGGAACCGGTCTGCCACTCGATCGGCGGCGGCAAGTACAACTGCACGGTCTGGACCACCGCCAAGTCCTACACGGCCTCCGGCACCGAGGTCGGCGTCCTCAACCAGGGCACCAACTACTTCTACTGCCAGCAGAACCTGGGCCGCCGCGAGACCTCCGGCGAGTGGACCAACGTCTGGTGGGCCAAGACCGACGACGACAGCGGCAACACGAACGTCTTCGTCAGCGACGTCTACATCCAGGGCGGCGACAACGACGCCCCGGTACCCGGCCTCCCGGTCTGCTAG
- a CDS encoding DUF6986 family protein, with amino-acid sequence MGQGRQENVATSLAGAVSEEISASLAPVDAELERRYPGDPGTRQPVHTVYVPGDVFAADTVRTWGDRALAALDEHAPDAASFAAVLDLGDDLAGPVYDRVRAKLEREPIEDLRVDFEDGYGPRPDAEEDEAAARAARLIAEAYAAGTAAPYMGIRMKCMEAPVRDRGIRTLDIFLTGLLEAGGLPDGLVLTLPKVTYAEQVTAMVRLLEAFEKARGLVPGRLGFEIQIETSQAILAADGTATVARMIDAAEGRATGLHYGTFDYSACLGVSAAHQASDHPAADHAKAIMQVAAAGTGVRVSDGSTNVLPVGPTEKVHAAWRLHYGLTRRALARAYYQGWDMHPGHIPTRYAAVFAFYREGYEQAAARLSRYAGRVGGDMMDEPATAKALSGYLLRGLDCGALDLDEVSGATGLTRAGLEGFAAPRRADPTLSGQ; translated from the coding sequence ATGGGGCAGGGTCGGCAGGAGAACGTGGCGACGAGTCTCGCGGGAGCCGTCAGCGAGGAGATCAGCGCCTCCCTCGCCCCCGTCGACGCGGAGCTGGAGCGCCGCTACCCGGGCGACCCCGGCACCCGCCAGCCCGTACACACCGTCTACGTCCCCGGTGACGTCTTCGCCGCCGACACCGTCCGCACCTGGGGCGACCGGGCCCTCGCCGCCCTCGACGAGCACGCCCCCGACGCGGCCTCCTTCGCCGCCGTCCTCGACCTCGGCGACGACCTCGCCGGGCCCGTGTACGACCGCGTCCGCGCCAAGCTGGAGCGCGAGCCGATCGAGGACCTCCGCGTGGACTTCGAGGACGGCTACGGGCCGCGTCCGGACGCCGAGGAGGACGAGGCCGCCGCCCGCGCCGCCCGGCTGATCGCGGAGGCGTACGCCGCAGGCACGGCCGCCCCGTACATGGGCATCCGTATGAAGTGCATGGAGGCACCGGTCCGCGACCGGGGCATCCGCACCCTCGACATCTTCCTCACCGGCCTGCTGGAGGCCGGTGGCCTGCCCGACGGGCTGGTCCTGACCCTGCCCAAGGTGACGTACGCCGAACAGGTCACGGCCATGGTCCGGCTCCTCGAGGCCTTCGAGAAGGCGCGCGGACTCGTACCCGGCCGGCTCGGCTTCGAGATCCAGATCGAGACCAGCCAGGCCATCCTCGCCGCCGACGGCACCGCCACCGTCGCCCGCATGATCGACGCAGCCGAGGGCCGCGCCACCGGCCTGCACTACGGCACCTTCGACTACAGCGCCTGCCTCGGTGTCTCCGCCGCCCACCAGGCCAGCGACCACCCCGCCGCCGACCACGCCAAGGCGATCATGCAGGTCGCCGCGGCGGGCACCGGCGTACGCGTCTCGGACGGCTCCACCAACGTCCTGCCGGTCGGCCCGACCGAGAAGGTCCACGCCGCCTGGCGCCTGCACTACGGCCTGACCCGCCGTGCCCTCGCCCGCGCCTACTACCAGGGCTGGGACATGCACCCCGGCCACATCCCCACCCGCTACGCGGCCGTCTTCGCCTTCTACCGCGAGGGCTACGAACAGGCCGCCGCCCGCCTCTCCCGCTACGCCGGCCGCGTCGGCGGCGACATGATGGACGAGCCCGCGACGGCCAAGGCCCTCAGCGGCTACCTGCTGCGGGGCCTGGACTGCGGCGCCCTCGACCTCGACGAGGTCTCCGGCGCGACCGGTCTGACCCGCGCCGGCCTGGAGGGCTTCGCGGCGCCCCGGCGGGCCGATCCGACGCTCTCCGGCCAGTAG
- a CDS encoding endonuclease/exonuclease/phosphatase family protein, translated as MSKEVGVTRRQGLRSAAAAAIALPLLTTAGASQPASAGEHAGALNVMTFNVRFATVVDKTPRWAVRRPVMRELLRRERPHVIGTQEGLYQQLRMIEKDLGGHYDWIGTGRGGGSKDEFMAIFYDTRRLDPIEFDHFWLSGTPYAIASNTWGADWLRMVTWVRFADLADGGREFYVLNTHLDSVSQYARERSAGLIGETIAGWDRSSPVIVTGDFNAAAHDNRVYDLMLDHGLVDAWDAAGSRGPAYGTYHGYRAPEPDGRRIDWILTSPGVTTHWAAMNTFSMDGMFPSDHLPMQASLTLG; from the coding sequence GTGTCGAAAGAGGTCGGAGTGACGCGTCGCCAAGGACTCAGGTCCGCGGCGGCCGCCGCCATCGCCCTGCCGCTGCTGACCACAGCGGGTGCGTCACAGCCGGCGTCCGCCGGTGAGCACGCGGGGGCCCTGAACGTGATGACGTTCAATGTGCGCTTCGCGACCGTCGTCGACAAGACACCGCGCTGGGCCGTGCGTCGGCCGGTGATGCGGGAACTGCTGCGCCGCGAGCGACCGCATGTCATCGGCACCCAGGAGGGGCTGTACCAGCAGCTGCGCATGATCGAGAAGGATCTCGGCGGGCACTACGACTGGATCGGCACCGGCCGAGGGGGCGGCAGCAAGGACGAGTTCATGGCGATCTTCTACGACACCCGCAGACTCGACCCGATCGAGTTCGATCACTTCTGGCTGTCCGGCACCCCGTACGCGATCGCCTCCAACACCTGGGGCGCGGACTGGCTGCGCATGGTCACCTGGGTCCGCTTCGCCGATCTCGCCGACGGAGGGCGGGAGTTCTACGTCCTCAACACCCATCTGGACAGCGTCAGCCAGTACGCCCGGGAGCGCTCCGCGGGGCTCATCGGCGAGACGATCGCCGGATGGGACCGGTCGTCGCCGGTCATCGTCACCGGCGACTTCAACGCGGCCGCCCACGACAACCGGGTGTACGACCTGATGCTGGACCACGGCCTCGTGGACGCCTGGGACGCGGCCGGCTCCCGCGGCCCGGCGTACGGGACCTACCACGGCTACCGGGCGCCCGAGCCCGATGGCCGGCGCATCGACTGGATCCTGACCTCGCCCGGGGTGACCACGCACTGGGCGGCGATGAACACCTTCTCGATGGACGGGATGTTCCCGAGCGACCATCTGCCGATGCAGGCCTCACTGACTCTGGGATGA
- a CDS encoding electron transfer flavoprotein subunit alpha/FixB family protein produces the protein MAEVLVYVDHVDGAVRKPTLELLTLARRIGEPVAVALGAGAAGTAAALAEHGATRVLTHEAAEYADYLVVPKVDALQAAVEAVSPAAVLVPSSAEGKEIAARLALRIGSGIITDAVDLEAGDSGPVATQSVFAASFTTRTRVSKGTPVITVKPNSAAVEAAPAAGTVEALAVTFGALATGTKVTARTPRESTGRPELTEAAIVVSGGRGVNGTENFGLIEALADSLGAAVGASRAAVDAGWYPHTNQVGQTGKSVSPQLYIANGISGAIQHRAGMQTSKTIVAVNKDAEAPIFDLVDYGVVGDLFDVVPQLTEEINTRKG, from the coding sequence ATGGCTGAAGTTCTCGTCTACGTCGACCACGTGGACGGTGCCGTCCGCAAGCCCACCCTGGAGCTGCTGACCCTGGCCCGCCGCATCGGCGAGCCCGTCGCCGTCGCGCTCGGTGCCGGCGCCGCCGGCACGGCCGCCGCCCTCGCCGAGCACGGCGCGACCCGGGTTCTCACCCACGAGGCCGCCGAGTACGCCGACTACCTGGTCGTGCCGAAGGTCGACGCGCTGCAGGCCGCCGTCGAGGCCGTGTCCCCGGCCGCCGTCCTCGTCCCGTCCTCCGCCGAGGGCAAGGAGATCGCCGCCCGTCTGGCGCTGCGCATCGGTTCCGGCATCATCACCGACGCCGTCGACCTGGAGGCCGGTGACTCCGGTCCGGTGGCCACGCAGTCGGTGTTCGCCGCCTCCTTCACCACCAGGACCCGTGTCTCCAAGGGCACCCCGGTCATCACCGTCAAGCCCAACTCCGCCGCCGTGGAGGCCGCCCCGGCCGCCGGTACGGTCGAGGCGCTGGCCGTGACGTTCGGTGCGCTGGCCACCGGCACCAAGGTCACCGCGCGTACCCCGCGCGAGTCGACCGGGCGCCCGGAGCTGACGGAGGCCGCGATCGTGGTCTCCGGCGGCCGTGGCGTCAACGGCACCGAGAACTTCGGACTCATCGAGGCCCTCGCCGACTCCCTCGGCGCCGCCGTCGGCGCCTCCCGCGCCGCGGTGGACGCGGGCTGGTACCCGCACACCAACCAGGTCGGCCAGACCGGCAAGTCCGTCTCGCCGCAGCTGTACATCGCCAACGGCATCTCCGGCGCCATCCAGCACCGCGCCGGCATGCAGACCTCCAAGACGATCGTGGCCGTCAACAAGGACGCCGAGGCCCCCATCTTCGACCTCGTCGACTACGGCGTCGTCGGCGACCTCTTCGACGTCGTCCCCCAGCTCACCGAGGAGATCAACACCCGCAAGGGCTGA
- a CDS encoding electron transfer flavoprotein subunit beta/FixA family protein yields MSLRIVVTVKYVPDATGDRHFADDLTVDRDDVDGLLSELDEYAVEQALQIADEADDAEITVLTVGPEDAKDALRKALSMGADKAIHVEDDDLHGTDAIGTSLVLAKAIEKAGFDLVISGMASTDGTMGVVPALVAERLGVPQVTLLSEVSVEDGVVKGRRDGDTASEQLEASLPAVVSVTDQSGEARYPSFKGIMAAKKKPVQAWDLSDLDIEADEVGLEGAWTAVDSAAARPARTAGTIVKDEGEGGKQLAEFLAGQKFI; encoded by the coding sequence GTGAGCTTGAGGATCGTTGTCACTGTGAAGTACGTGCCCGACGCCACTGGCGACCGGCACTTCGCCGATGACCTGACCGTCGACCGTGACGACGTGGACGGTCTGCTCTCCGAGCTGGACGAGTACGCGGTGGAGCAGGCGCTGCAGATCGCCGACGAGGCCGACGACGCCGAGATCACCGTGCTGACGGTGGGTCCGGAGGACGCCAAGGACGCGCTGCGCAAGGCGTTGTCGATGGGCGCGGACAAGGCGATCCACGTCGAGGACGACGACCTGCACGGCACCGACGCGATCGGCACCTCGCTGGTGCTGGCGAAGGCGATCGAGAAGGCCGGCTTTGACCTGGTGATCTCCGGTATGGCGTCGACGGACGGCACGATGGGTGTGGTTCCGGCGCTGGTCGCGGAGCGTCTGGGTGTTCCGCAGGTGACGCTGCTGTCCGAGGTGTCCGTCGAGGACGGGGTGGTGAAGGGCCGTCGTGACGGTGACACCGCCTCCGAGCAGCTTGAGGCGTCGCTGCCGGCGGTGGTGTCGGTCACCGACCAGTCGGGTGAGGCGCGTTACCCGTCCTTCAAGGGCATCATGGCGGCGAAGAAGAAGCCGGTGCAGGCCTGGGACCTGTCCGACCTCGACATCGAGGCGGACGAGGTCGGTCTGGAGGGTGCCTGGACGGCTGTCGACTCCGCGGCCGCGCGCCCGGCGCGTACCGCCGGCACGATCGTCAAGGACGAGGGCGAGGGCGGCAAGCAGCTCGCCGAGTTCCTCGCGGGCCAGAAGTTCATCTAA
- a CDS encoding flavin reductase family protein — protein sequence MTATSGLGSPRLASPELLRSVFRRHAAGVAVITAQDGTGPVGFTATSLTSVSAEPPLLSFGIGTGASSWPVISEAEHIGVHILGEHQRELAATFARSGADRFGAPTGWRSGPEGVPVLDDVLAWLVCRVVARVPAGEHRIVLAEVVMGDPSGAGRPLLYHQGRFNGLRD from the coding sequence ATGACGGCCACTTCCGGCCTCGGTTCGCCCCGGCTCGCCTCCCCCGAACTCCTGCGCTCCGTCTTCAGGCGCCACGCCGCCGGCGTCGCCGTGATCACCGCACAGGACGGCACCGGCCCGGTCGGCTTCACCGCCACCTCGCTCACCTCGGTCTCCGCCGAGCCCCCGCTGCTCTCGTTCGGTATCGGAACCGGCGCCTCCAGCTGGCCGGTGATCTCCGAGGCGGAACACATCGGCGTGCACATACTCGGGGAGCATCAGCGGGAGCTGGCGGCCACCTTCGCCCGCAGCGGCGCCGACCGGTTCGGGGCGCCCACCGGATGGCGTAGCGGCCCGGAGGGAGTTCCCGTCCTCGACGACGTGCTCGCCTGGCTGGTCTGCCGGGTGGTGGCACGCGTTCCGGCGGGCGAGCATCGGATCGTCCTCGCCGAGGTGGTCATGGGCGATCCGTCGGGCGCCGGGCGGCCGCTCTTGTACCACCAGGGCCGCTTCAACGGTCTGCGAGACTGA
- a CDS encoding TlpA family protein disulfide reductase, which yields MTGLVVCGLVLAAASAYGVLHQRRSGRVRVRGRDGDKRVGAAELGEGLGERATLVQFSSAFCAPCRATRRVLAEVAEMVPGVAHVEIDAEKHLDLVRRLDILKTPTVLVLDADGRIVRRATGQPRRADVIAALGEAV from the coding sequence GTGACCGGACTTGTGGTGTGTGGGCTGGTGCTCGCGGCGGCGAGCGCGTACGGAGTGCTGCATCAGCGGCGGAGCGGGAGAGTCAGGGTGCGCGGGCGGGACGGCGACAAGCGGGTCGGCGCGGCGGAGTTGGGGGAGGGACTCGGTGAACGGGCCACGCTCGTCCAGTTCTCCAGCGCCTTCTGCGCCCCCTGCCGGGCGACCCGCAGGGTGCTCGCCGAAGTGGCCGAAATGGTGCCCGGCGTCGCCCATGTGGAGATCGACGCCGAGAAACACCTCGATCTCGTGCGGCGGCTCGACATCCTCAAGACGCCGACCGTGCTCGTGCTCGACGCGGACGGCCGGATCGTCCGCAGGGCAACCGGACAGCCGCGTCGGGCGGATGTGATCGCCGCTCTCGGTGAGGCCGTGTGA
- a CDS encoding DUF4395 domain-containing protein — MDIDVRGPRFGAAVTTVVLAVVLITGSAWLLAWQTFAFALGAASGVANSPYGRAFRTLVRPRIGPPTEFEAPEPPRFAQAVGLVFAAVGLVGLTVGPEWLGLASTGAALAAAFLNAVFGYCLGCEMYLLVRRVTVRTE, encoded by the coding sequence ATGGACATCGATGTGAGGGGACCGCGCTTCGGGGCGGCCGTGACGACCGTGGTGCTGGCGGTCGTGCTGATCACCGGCAGCGCCTGGCTGCTGGCCTGGCAGACGTTCGCGTTCGCGCTGGGCGCGGCGAGCGGGGTGGCGAACTCGCCGTACGGCCGGGCCTTCCGCACGCTGGTGCGGCCCCGGATCGGGCCGCCCACGGAGTTCGAGGCGCCGGAGCCGCCGCGGTTCGCGCAGGCGGTCGGGCTGGTCTTCGCGGCGGTCGGCCTGGTCGGTCTCACGGTGGGGCCCGAGTGGCTGGGACTGGCGTCGACCGGCGCGGCACTCGCGGCGGCCTTCCTGAACGCGGTGTTCGGGTACTGCCTGGGGTGCGAGATGTACCTGCTCGTCCGGCGGGTCACCGTACGCACGGAGTAA
- a CDS encoding lysophospholipid acyltransferase family protein, translated as MAELVYRPAIGLARTLFKAWDLKIDCKGSENIPRSGGAVLVSNHIGYLDFIFDGLAALPQKRLVRFMAKESVFRHKVSGPLMRNMRHIPVDRKQGEAAYAHALDSLRSGEIIGVFPEATISQSFTLKSFKSGAARLAQEAGVPLIPMAVWGTQRLWTKGHPRNFKRSHIPITIRVGEAIEASKDKYAGAITRQLRERVQELLEAAQRAYPVRPKGPDDTWWMPAHLGGTAPTPEQVREAEAR; from the coding sequence ATGGCAGAGCTTGTCTACCGCCCCGCGATCGGTCTCGCCCGCACCCTGTTCAAGGCATGGGACCTGAAGATCGACTGCAAGGGGTCGGAGAACATCCCGCGCTCGGGCGGCGCCGTGCTGGTGAGCAATCACATCGGCTACCTGGACTTCATCTTCGACGGCCTGGCGGCGCTGCCGCAGAAGCGTCTGGTGCGTTTCATGGCCAAGGAGTCGGTGTTCCGGCACAAGGTCTCCGGTCCGCTGATGCGCAACATGCGGCACATCCCGGTGGACCGCAAGCAGGGTGAGGCCGCCTACGCGCACGCACTGGACTCGCTGCGCTCCGGCGAGATCATCGGCGTCTTCCCCGAGGCCACCATCTCGCAGTCGTTCACCCTGAAGAGCTTCAAGTCGGGCGCGGCCCGGCTGGCCCAGGAGGCGGGCGTCCCGCTGATCCCGATGGCCGTGTGGGGCACGCAGCGGCTGTGGACCAAGGGCCACCCGCGCAACTTCAAGCGCAGCCACATCCCGATCACCATCCGGGTCGGCGAAGCGATAGAGGCCTCCAAGGACAAGTACGCGGGCGCCATCACCCGCCAGCTCCGTGAGCGTGTGCAGGAGTTGCTGGAGGCCGCCCAGCGCGCCTACCCCGTCCGACCCAAGGGCCCGGACGACACCTGGTGGATGCCCGCCCACCTCGGCGGCACGGCCCCGACCCCGGAGCAGGTCCGCGAGGCCGAGGCACGCTGA
- a CDS encoding transglutaminase-like domain-containing protein: MELIQQNPDLSAYLVADEAIDHHHPRVRQTAAHLARGVADSYGYARAAYEFVRDTIPHSADSGDPRVTWRASDVLEQQTGICYAKAHALTALLRAEDIPTALCYQRLAHDDGDGHAVHGLVAVRFNGDWHRQDPRGNKPGVNAEFSLEGEELAWVPDPDADELDYPVLYAAPHPAVLDTLKAAADRPHLWRTLPTEL; the protein is encoded by the coding sequence ATGGAGCTGATCCAGCAGAACCCTGACCTTTCCGCCTATTTGGTTGCTGACGAGGCCATAGACCATCACCATCCACGCGTACGACAGACGGCCGCACATCTCGCCAGGGGAGTGGCGGACTCGTATGGCTATGCGCGAGCGGCGTACGAGTTCGTGCGCGACACCATTCCCCACTCGGCCGACTCGGGCGATCCGCGCGTCACCTGGCGCGCCTCCGACGTCCTGGAACAGCAGACGGGCATCTGCTACGCCAAGGCGCACGCGCTCACCGCGCTGCTGCGCGCGGAGGACATCCCGACCGCGCTCTGCTACCAGCGGTTGGCGCACGACGACGGCGACGGACATGCCGTCCACGGCCTGGTCGCCGTGCGCTTCAACGGGGACTGGCACCGCCAGGACCCCCGCGGCAACAAGCCGGGAGTGAACGCCGAGTTCTCGCTGGAGGGCGAGGAGTTGGCCTGGGTGCCGGACCCCGACGCGGACGAGCTGGACTACCCGGTTCTCTACGCCGCACCGCATCCGGCGGTCCTCGACACGCTCAAGGCCGCCGCCGACCGGCCGCACCTCTGGCGAACGCTCCCCACGGAACTCTGA
- a CDS encoding threonine aldolase family protein, with translation MNPPKTDARRHHDPEIRGFASDNYAGVHPEVLAALALANGGHQVAYGEDEYTENLQRIVRSHFGATAEAFPVFNGTGANVVALQAVTDRWGAVICAESAHIHVDECGAPERIGGLKLLTVPTPDGKLTPELIDRQAYGWDDEHRAMPQVVSITQSTELGTLYTPEEIRAICEHAHAHGMKVHLDGSRIANAAASLNVPMRTFTNAVGVDLLSLGGTKNGAMFGEAVVVINQDAVRHMKHLRKLSMQLASKMRFVSVQLEALLSKNLWLRNARHSNEMARRLADGVRAVHGVEILHPVQANAVFARLPHDVSERLQKRYRFYFWDEAAGDVRWMCSFDTTEEDVDGFVAALKEEMAR, from the coding sequence GTGAACCCTCCGAAGACCGACGCCCGACGCCATCACGACCCGGAGATCCGCGGCTTCGCCAGCGACAACTACGCGGGGGTCCATCCCGAGGTGCTCGCCGCCCTGGCCCTGGCCAACGGCGGGCACCAGGTCGCGTACGGCGAGGACGAGTACACCGAGAACCTCCAGCGGATCGTCCGCAGCCACTTCGGCGCCACCGCCGAGGCGTTTCCCGTCTTCAACGGCACCGGCGCCAACGTGGTCGCGCTCCAGGCGGTCACCGACCGCTGGGGCGCGGTGATCTGCGCCGAGAGCGCGCACATCCACGTAGACGAGTGCGGGGCGCCGGAACGGATCGGCGGGCTGAAGCTGCTCACGGTGCCCACGCCCGACGGCAAGCTCACACCCGAGCTGATCGACCGGCAGGCGTACGGCTGGGACGACGAGCACCGCGCGATGCCGCAGGTCGTCTCGATCACCCAGAGCACCGAACTCGGCACCCTCTACACGCCCGAGGAGATCCGCGCGATCTGCGAGCACGCCCACGCGCACGGCATGAAGGTGCACCTGGACGGCTCCCGGATAGCCAACGCCGCCGCCTCCCTGAACGTCCCGATGCGGACGTTCACCAACGCGGTCGGCGTCGACCTGCTCTCCCTGGGCGGCACCAAGAACGGCGCGATGTTCGGCGAGGCGGTCGTCGTCATCAACCAGGACGCCGTCCGTCATATGAAGCACCTGCGCAAGCTGTCCATGCAGCTCGCCTCCAAGATGCGCTTCGTGTCGGTGCAGTTGGAGGCCCTGCTGTCGAAGAACCTCTGGCTGCGCAACGCCCGCCACTCCAACGAGATGGCCCGGCGGCTCGCCGACGGCGTCCGCGCCGTCCACGGCGTGGAGATCCTCCACCCGGTGCAGGCCAACGCCGTCTTCGCCCGCCTCCCGCACGACGTGAGCGAACGCCTCCAGAAGCGCTACCGCTTCTACTTCTGGGACGAGGCGGCCGGCGACGTCCGCTGGATGTGCTCCTTCGACACCACGGAGGAGGATGTGGACGGGTTCGTGGCGGCGCTCAAGGAGGAGATGGCACGCTGA
- a CDS encoding SDR family NAD(P)-dependent oxidoreductase translates to MQNGNGALSGAVIAVAGAGGPAGRAALLRLAEAGAIVVGSDNDPERLSEAVDAARYAHGGATVVGDTVDLLDLQSTRDWATRIEKDFGRVDGLVHLVGGWRGSETFTRTSLDDWDFLEMLLIRTVQHTSLAFHEALQRSERGRYVLISAAGASKPTAGNAAYAAAKAAAEAWTLATADYFRKAGGPDGPTSAAAILVVKALVHDAMRADRPNAKFAGFTDVKELAEAIVGVWEKSAAEVNGNRLWLTDKP, encoded by the coding sequence ATGCAGAACGGCAACGGTGCACTGAGTGGCGCGGTGATCGCGGTGGCCGGCGCGGGGGGACCCGCCGGCCGGGCGGCCCTGCTGCGGCTGGCCGAAGCGGGCGCGATCGTCGTCGGCTCCGACAACGACCCCGAGCGGCTCTCCGAGGCCGTGGACGCGGCCCGCTACGCGCACGGCGGCGCCACCGTCGTGGGCGACACGGTCGACCTCCTCGACCTGCAGTCGACCCGGGACTGGGCCACCCGCATCGAGAAGGACTTCGGGCGCGTCGACGGCCTCGTCCACCTCGTCGGCGGCTGGCGCGGCAGTGAGACCTTCACCAGGACCAGCCTCGACGACTGGGACTTCCTGGAGATGCTGCTCATCCGCACCGTGCAGCACACCTCCCTCGCCTTCCACGAGGCCCTGCAGCGCAGCGAGCGCGGCCGGTACGTCCTGATCAGCGCGGCCGGCGCCAGCAAGCCCACCGCGGGCAACGCCGCCTACGCCGCCGCCAAGGCCGCCGCCGAGGCGTGGACGCTGGCCACGGCCGACTACTTCCGCAAGGCGGGCGGCCCGGACGGGCCGACCTCCGCGGCTGCCATCCTGGTCGTGAAGGCGTTGGTGCACGACGCGATGCGCGCCGACCGACCCAACGCGAAGTTCGCGGGCTTCACCGACGTCAAGGAACTGGCCGAGGCCATCGTCGGTGTCTGGGAGAAGTCCGCCGCCGAAGTGAACGGGAACCGTCTGTGGCTGACCGACAAGCCGTGA